Proteins co-encoded in one Paraburkholderia terrae genomic window:
- a CDS encoding AzlD domain-containing protein, with protein MSTLQIWLAIIGMTFVTALTRALFLIGGERTVLPERAQRMLRYAPAAALAAVVVPDVLVTDSGVSVALSNHELYGTLAGLAWFLWRRTMLGTIVVGMLVFTALRLIF; from the coding sequence ATGAGCACGCTGCAGATCTGGCTCGCGATCATCGGGATGACGTTTGTCACAGCGCTGACACGCGCGCTGTTTCTGATCGGGGGTGAGCGCACGGTGTTGCCGGAGCGCGCGCAACGGATGCTGCGTTACGCGCCCGCGGCGGCGCTCGCGGCTGTGGTCGTGCCGGACGTGCTCGTGACGGACAGCGGCGTGTCCGTCGCGCTGTCGAATCACGAGCTGTACGGCACGCTGGCGGGCCTTGCGTGGTTCCTGTGGCGGCGGACGATGCTCGGCACGATCGTCGTCGGGATGCTGGTGTTCACGGCGCTGCGGTTGATTTTCTGA
- a CDS encoding phosphoglycerate kinase → MKQVLRLSDLIAEGKLSGKRVFIRADLNVPQDDAGNITEDTRIRASVPAIKSALDAGAAVMVTSHLGRPTEGDFKPEDSLAPVAKRLAELLGRDVPLVQNWVENGVNVAPGQVVLLENCRVNKGEKKDSDELAQKMAKLCDIYVNDAFGTSHRAEATTHGIAKYASVACAGPLLAAELEALGKALGAPKRPLVAIVAGSKVSTKLTILKSLADKVDQLIVGGGIANTFMLAAGLKIGKSLVEADLVEEAKVIIEAAKARGASVPIPSDVVTAKEFSPTAKAEIKQVADVQDDDLILDIGPETAKALALQLEKAGTIVWNGPVGVFEFDQFGNGTKTLAEAIAKSSAYSIAGGGDTLAAIAKYGIHDKVSYISTGGGAFLEFLEGKKLPAVAVLESRA, encoded by the coding sequence ATGAAACAGGTATTGCGTCTCTCCGATCTGATCGCCGAAGGCAAACTATCCGGCAAACGCGTGTTCATCCGCGCCGACCTGAACGTGCCGCAGGACGACGCCGGCAACATCACCGAAGACACCCGTATCCGTGCTTCCGTGCCCGCCATCAAGTCCGCGCTGGACGCGGGCGCGGCCGTCATGGTCACGTCGCACCTGGGTCGCCCGACGGAAGGCGACTTCAAGCCTGAAGACTCGCTCGCGCCCGTCGCGAAGCGTCTGGCCGAACTGCTCGGCCGCGACGTGCCGCTCGTGCAGAACTGGGTCGAGAACGGCGTGAATGTCGCGCCCGGCCAGGTCGTGCTGCTCGAAAACTGCCGCGTGAACAAGGGCGAAAAGAAGGATTCCGACGAGCTCGCGCAGAAAATGGCGAAGCTCTGCGACATCTACGTGAACGACGCGTTCGGCACCTCGCACCGCGCCGAAGCGACCACGCACGGCATCGCGAAGTACGCGAGCGTTGCCTGCGCCGGCCCGCTGCTCGCGGCTGAACTCGAAGCGCTCGGCAAGGCGCTCGGCGCGCCGAAGCGTCCGCTGGTGGCGATCGTTGCGGGCTCGAAGGTGTCGACCAAGCTGACCATTCTGAAGTCGCTGGCCGACAAGGTCGATCAGCTGATCGTCGGCGGCGGCATCGCGAACACGTTCATGCTGGCGGCCGGTCTGAAGATCGGCAAGTCGCTGGTCGAAGCGGATCTCGTCGAAGAAGCGAAGGTCATCATCGAAGCCGCGAAGGCGCGCGGCGCATCGGTGCCGATTCCGTCGGACGTGGTCACCGCGAAGGAGTTCTCGCCGACGGCCAAGGCCGAAATCAAGCAGGTCGCCGACGTCCAGGACGACGACCTGATCCTCGACATCGGACCGGAAACAGCGAAGGCGCTCGCGTTGCAGCTCGAAAAGGCCGGCACGATCGTCTGGAACGGCCCGGTCGGCGTATTCGAGTTCGATCAGTTCGGCAACGGCACGAAGACGCTTGCGGAAGCCATCGCGAAGTCGTCTGCGTACTCGATTGCGGGCGGCGGCGACACGCTCGCGGCCATCGCCAAGTACGGCATCCACGACAAGGTGAGCTATATCTCGACGGGCGGCGGCGCTTTCCTCGAGTTCCTCGAGGGCAAGAAGCTGCCCGCAGTCGCTGTGCTGGAATCACGGGCCTGA
- the pyk gene encoding pyruvate kinase yields MHRATKIVATIGPASSTQDILLQMIQAGADVVRLNFSHGTADDHRQRAEFVREAARQAGREVGIMADLQGPKIRVGKFENGKTTLIAGNTFILDAECELGNDDRVGLDYKDLPRDLKPGDTLLLNDGLIVLNVSRVIGTEIHTVVKIGGDLSNNKGINRQGGGLTAPALTAKDMEDIRTAMSLGADYVAVSFPKNATDMEMARQLANIAGAPYGIKPKMIAKIERAEAIPALQGILEASDGIMVARGDLAVEVGNAAVPALQKRMIKMARDANKFVITATQMMESMIHAPVPTRAEVSDVANAVLDGTDAVMLSAESAAGKYPVQTIETMAAICVEAEKSEHVELDKDFLDRTFTRIDQSIAMGALFTAYHLGAKAIVALTESGSTALWMSRHWTHVPIFALTPRTGSERAMAIYRNVTSLHLDTSSDRDIALAQALEVVVGKGYAARGDMVVLTVGEPMGQAGGTNTLKIVRVGEPV; encoded by the coding sequence ATGCATCGCGCCACCAAGATTGTCGCAACCATCGGACCCGCATCCAGCACGCAGGACATCTTGCTGCAGATGATTCAGGCGGGCGCCGACGTGGTGCGTCTCAACTTCTCGCACGGCACCGCCGACGACCATCGTCAACGCGCGGAGTTCGTACGTGAAGCGGCCCGGCAGGCAGGCCGCGAGGTTGGCATCATGGCCGACCTGCAAGGCCCGAAAATTCGTGTCGGCAAATTCGAAAACGGCAAAACCACGCTGATTGCCGGCAACACCTTCATCCTCGACGCCGAGTGCGAGCTTGGCAATGACGACCGCGTCGGCCTCGACTACAAGGATCTGCCGCGCGACCTGAAACCCGGCGACACGCTGCTGCTCAACGACGGCCTGATCGTGCTGAACGTCTCGCGCGTGATCGGCACCGAGATTCACACCGTCGTGAAGATCGGCGGCGACCTGTCGAACAACAAGGGTATCAACCGCCAGGGCGGCGGCCTGACGGCGCCGGCGCTGACCGCGAAGGACATGGAAGATATCCGCACGGCGATGTCGCTCGGCGCGGACTACGTGGCCGTGTCGTTCCCGAAGAACGCGACGGACATGGAAATGGCGCGCCAGCTCGCGAATATCGCGGGCGCGCCGTACGGTATCAAGCCGAAGATGATCGCGAAGATCGAGCGCGCCGAGGCAATCCCGGCGCTGCAAGGCATTCTCGAAGCATCGGACGGCATCATGGTCGCGCGCGGCGACCTCGCGGTCGAAGTCGGCAACGCGGCTGTGCCCGCGCTGCAAAAGCGCATGATCAAGATGGCGCGCGACGCGAACAAGTTCGTCATCACGGCCACGCAGATGATGGAGTCGATGATCCACGCGCCCGTGCCGACGCGCGCCGAAGTGTCGGACGTCGCGAACGCGGTGCTGGACGGCACGGATGCCGTGATGCTGTCGGCGGAATCGGCGGCGGGCAAGTACCCGGTGCAGACCATCGAAACGATGGCTGCCATCTGCGTCGAAGCCGAGAAGTCCGAGCATGTCGAACTGGACAAGGATTTTCTCGACCGCACGTTCACGCGTATCGACCAGTCCATCGCGATGGGCGCGCTGTTCACCGCTTACCACCTGGGTGCAAAGGCGATCGTCGCGCTGACTGAATCGGGCTCGACCGCACTGTGGATGTCGCGTCACTGGACGCATGTGCCGATTTTCGCGCTCACGCCGCGTACGGGTAGCGAGCGCGCCATGGCGATCTACCGCAACGTGACGTCGCTGCATCTCGACACCAGCAGCGACCGCGACATCGCGCTTGCGCAGGCGCTCGAAGTGGTAGTCGGCAAGGGCTATGCCGCACGCGGCGACATGGTCGTGCTGACGGTCGGCGAGCCGATGGGCCAGGCGGGCGGCACGAACACGCTGAAGATCGTGCGCGTCGGCGAGCCGGTCTGA
- the fba gene encoding class II fructose-bisphosphate aldolase (catalyzes the reversible aldol condensation of dihydroxyacetonephosphate and glyceraldehyde 3-phosphate in the Calvin cycle, glycolysis, and/or gluconeogenesis) — MPLVSMRQLLDHAAEHGYGLPAFNVNNLEQVQAIMAAADQVNAPVIMQASAGARKYSGEPFLRHLIEAAVESYPHIPVVMHQDHGQSPAVCMAAIRSGFTSVMMDGSLEADGKTVASYEYNVDVSRKVVEAAHSIGVTVEAELGVLGSLETMKGDKEDGHGAEGTMTREQLLTDVEQAADFVKLTQCDALAIAIGTSHGAYKFSKKPTGDILSIQRIKEIHQRIPNTHLVMHGSSSVPQELLAEIREFGGDMKETYGVPVEEIQEGIKYGVRKVNIDTDLRLAITGAIRRYMAENRSKFDPRDYLKPAREAAKKVCVDRYLAFGCEGQASKIKPVSLEKIAEKYKAGELAQVVR; from the coding sequence ATGCCTCTCGTATCAATGCGTCAACTGCTGGACCATGCCGCCGAACACGGTTATGGACTTCCGGCATTCAACGTAAACAATCTGGAGCAGGTGCAGGCCATCATGGCGGCGGCGGATCAGGTCAATGCGCCCGTGATCATGCAGGCGTCGGCAGGCGCGCGTAAGTACTCGGGCGAGCCGTTCCTACGTCACCTGATCGAAGCGGCTGTGGAGTCGTATCCGCACATTCCCGTCGTGATGCACCAGGACCACGGCCAATCGCCGGCAGTCTGCATGGCCGCGATCCGCAGCGGCTTTACGAGCGTGATGATGGACGGCTCGCTCGAAGCCGACGGCAAGACGGTGGCGTCGTACGAGTACAACGTCGATGTGTCGCGCAAGGTCGTTGAAGCGGCGCATTCGATCGGCGTGACAGTCGAAGCGGAACTGGGCGTGCTCGGTTCGCTGGAAACGATGAAGGGCGACAAGGAAGACGGCCACGGCGCGGAAGGCACGATGACGCGCGAGCAACTGCTGACGGACGTCGAGCAGGCCGCCGACTTCGTGAAGCTCACGCAATGCGACGCACTGGCGATTGCCATCGGCACGTCGCACGGCGCATACAAGTTCTCGAAGAAGCCGACGGGCGATATCCTGTCCATTCAACGCATCAAGGAAATTCACCAGCGCATTCCGAACACGCACCTGGTGATGCACGGTTCGTCGTCGGTGCCGCAGGAACTGCTCGCCGAGATCCGCGAATTCGGCGGCGACATGAAGGAAACCTACGGCGTGCCCGTCGAGGAAATCCAGGAAGGCATCAAGTACGGCGTGCGCAAGGTCAACATCGACACCGATCTGCGTCTTGCCATCACGGGCGCGATCCGCCGCTACATGGCGGAAAACCGTTCGAAGTTCGATCCGCGCGACTACCTGAAGCCGGCTCGCGAAGCCGCGAAGAAGGTGTGTGTGGACCGTTATCTGGCGTTCGGCTGCGAAGGCCAGGCGTCGAAGATCAAGCCGGTCTCGCTGGAAAAGATCGCTGAGAAGTACAAGGCGGGCGAGCTCGCGCAAGTCGTTCGCTAA
- a CDS encoding phosphoribosylaminoimidazolesuccinocarboxamide synthase has product MSTLYESTLRSLPLLGRGKVRDNYAVGNDQLLIVTTDRLSAFDVIMGEPIPSKGRVLNQMANFWFDKLAHVVPNHLTGVAPETVVAPDEVEQVKGRAVVVKRLEPILVEAVVRGYLAGSGWKDYQATGSVCGVQLPEGLQNAQKLPEPIFTPAAKAEMGHHDENITYEEMERRIGTELSATIRDISIRLYKEAADYAATRGIIIADTKFEFGLDDKGQLYLMDEALTADSSRFWPADQYQVGTNPPSFDKQFVRDWLETQPWKKEPPAPKLPDEVVTKTAEKYQEALERLTGQKLA; this is encoded by the coding sequence ATGTCTACCCTCTACGAATCCACGCTCCGCTCGCTGCCGCTGCTCGGCCGCGGCAAGGTCCGCGACAACTACGCGGTGGGCAACGACCAGCTGCTGATCGTCACGACGGACCGTCTGTCCGCGTTCGACGTCATCATGGGCGAGCCGATTCCGAGTAAGGGTCGCGTGCTGAACCAGATGGCCAATTTCTGGTTCGACAAGCTCGCGCACGTCGTGCCGAATCATTTGACGGGCGTCGCGCCGGAAACGGTCGTCGCGCCCGACGAGGTCGAGCAGGTGAAGGGCCGCGCAGTCGTGGTCAAGCGCCTCGAGCCGATTCTCGTCGAAGCGGTGGTGCGCGGTTATCTGGCGGGCAGCGGCTGGAAGGACTATCAGGCGACGGGTTCCGTGTGTGGCGTGCAACTGCCGGAAGGCTTGCAGAACGCGCAAAAGCTGCCCGAGCCGATCTTCACGCCGGCAGCGAAGGCCGAGATGGGCCACCACGACGAAAACATCACGTATGAAGAGATGGAGCGCCGCATCGGCACCGAACTGTCGGCGACGATCCGCGACATCTCGATCCGCCTGTACAAGGAAGCGGCCGACTACGCGGCCACGCGCGGCATCATCATCGCCGACACGAAGTTCGAATTCGGTCTGGACGACAAGGGCCAGCTGTACCTGATGGACGAAGCGCTCACGGCGGATTCGTCGCGCTTCTGGCCGGCGGACCAGTACCAGGTCGGCACGAACCCGCCGTCGTTCGACAAGCAGTTCGTGCGCGACTGGCTCGAAACGCAGCCGTGGAAGAAAGAGCCGCCCGCGCCGAAGCTGCCGGACGAAGTCGTCACGAAGACGGCCGAGAAGTATCAGGAAGCGCTCGAGCGCTTGACGGGTCAGAAACTGGCCTGA
- the purE gene encoding 5-(carboxyamino)imidazole ribonucleotide mutase: MSEVQTAHTHSAPLVGVLMGSSSDWDVMKNAVAILQEFGVPYEAKVVSAHRMPDEMFAYAESARERGIRAIIAGAGGAAHLPGMLAAKTTVPVLGVPVASKYLKGVDSLHSIVQMPKGVPVATFAVGEAGAANAALFAVSLLSGTSPEYAEKLAAFRVRQNQAAHAMTLPPL; encoded by the coding sequence ATGAGTGAAGTTCAGACAGCACACACGCACAGCGCGCCGCTCGTCGGCGTGCTGATGGGTTCCAGTTCCGACTGGGACGTCATGAAGAACGCGGTCGCGATCCTGCAGGAATTCGGCGTGCCGTATGAAGCGAAGGTCGTGTCCGCGCACCGCATGCCGGACGAAATGTTCGCCTATGCTGAAAGCGCGCGCGAACGCGGCATCCGCGCGATCATCGCGGGCGCGGGCGGCGCGGCGCATTTGCCGGGCATGCTCGCGGCGAAGACGACCGTGCCCGTGCTGGGCGTGCCCGTCGCGAGCAAGTATCTGAAGGGCGTCGATTCGCTGCATTCGATCGTGCAGATGCCGAAGGGCGTGCCCGTCGCGACGTTCGCGGTTGGCGAAGCAGGTGCCGCGAATGCTGCGTTGTTCGCGGTGTCGCTACTCTCCGGCACGTCGCCGGAATATGCGGAGAAGCTCGCCGCGTTCCGCGTGCGCCAGAACCAGGCAGCGCACGCGATGACGCTGCCGCCGCTGTAA
- a CDS encoding 5-(carboxyamino)imidazole ribonucleotide synthase → MNPDNTPVSPILPGAWLGMVGGGQLGRMFCFAAQAMGYRVAVLDPDETSPAGAVADRHLRAAYDDEAALTELARLCAAVSTEFENVPAASLDFLARTTFVSPAGRCVAVAQDRIAEKRFIASSGVPVAPHVVIESSDALAALNDAALEAVLPGILKTARMGYDGKGQVRVGNAAEVRAAHASLGGVPCVLEKRLPLKFEVSALIARGATGCSTVYPLAQNTHRNGVLSHTIVPAPDASATLVEQAQQAALQIADKLGYVGVLCVEFFILEDGTLVANEMAPRPHNSGHYTVDACATSQFEQQVRAMTGMPLGDTRQHSPAVMLNILGDVWFPVNGKGERPSAAVTPPWHEVAAMPEARLHLYGKEDARPGRKMGHVNFTAATLEHARAAARDCARLLHIPTS, encoded by the coding sequence ATGAATCCAGACAACACTCCGGTATCACCGATTCTGCCCGGCGCATGGCTTGGCATGGTCGGTGGCGGCCAGCTCGGCCGCATGTTCTGCTTCGCCGCGCAGGCGATGGGCTATCGCGTCGCCGTGCTCGATCCGGACGAGACCAGTCCGGCGGGCGCTGTTGCCGATCGCCATCTGCGTGCCGCCTACGACGACGAAGCGGCTCTCACCGAACTCGCGCGGCTATGCGCGGCGGTGTCGACCGAGTTCGAGAACGTGCCGGCCGCGAGCCTCGATTTCCTTGCGCGCACCACGTTCGTCAGCCCGGCAGGGCGCTGCGTCGCCGTTGCGCAGGATCGCATTGCGGAGAAGCGCTTCATCGCTTCGTCGGGTGTGCCCGTGGCACCGCATGTCGTGATCGAATCATCGGATGCGCTCGCTGCGCTCAATGATGCCGCGCTCGAAGCCGTGCTGCCCGGCATTCTGAAGACTGCGCGCATGGGCTACGACGGCAAGGGGCAGGTGCGGGTCGGCAACGCGGCCGAAGTGCGCGCGGCGCATGCGTCGCTGGGCGGCGTGCCGTGCGTGCTCGAAAAGCGTTTGCCGTTGAAGTTCGAAGTGTCGGCGCTGATCGCGCGCGGCGCGACGGGTTGCTCGACCGTGTATCCGCTCGCGCAGAACACGCATCGCAACGGCGTGCTGTCGCACACCATCGTTCCCGCGCCAGACGCGAGCGCGACGCTCGTCGAGCAGGCACAGCAGGCCGCGCTGCAGATCGCGGACAAGCTCGGCTATGTCGGTGTGCTGTGCGTCGAGTTCTTCATTCTCGAAGACGGCACGCTGGTCGCGAACGAAATGGCGCCGCGTCCGCACAACTCCGGCCACTACACGGTCGACGCCTGCGCGACGAGCCAGTTCGAACAGCAGGTGCGCGCAATGACAGGCATGCCGCTCGGCGACACGCGCCAGCATTCGCCCGCCGTGATGCTGAACATCCTCGGCGACGTGTGGTTCCCGGTCAACGGGAAGGGCGAGCGGCCCAGCGCCGCGGTCACGCCGCCGTGGCACGAAGTGGCTGCGATGCCGGAAGCGCGTCTGCATCTATACGGCAAGGAAGACGCGCGTCCCGGCCGCAAGATGGGCCACGTGAACTTCACGGCCGCGACGCTCGAACACGCGCGCGCGGCCGCACGCGATTGTGCGCGCCTGTTGCATATCCCGACGAGCTGA
- a CDS encoding L-threonylcarbamoyladenylate synthase yields MPDQTKPADVTSSVGADEIARAAALLDAGQLVAFPTETVYGLGGDAESPDAVARIYAAKGRPANHPVIVHLAPGGDPNYWVEQLPSDAQRLIDAFWPGPLTLILKRAAHIPAAVSGGQDSVGLRCPSHPVAQALLTAFSALRNGHGGVAAPSANRFGHVSPTTAQHVREEFGDAIHVLDGGSSDVGIESTIVDLSRGFPALLRPGHVTPQDIADVLGEMPRLPDGSDASAPRASGTLKAHYAPRTPLALLPFDVLEPLLAARAPGERVALVARVSRAGQWAEAEGVHFVAAPEDPHLYARDLYGLLRALDRANVTRILIEKLPDTIEWIAVNDRLGRAAAAFEAHDA; encoded by the coding sequence ATGCCGGATCAAACGAAACCTGCCGACGTGACATCGAGCGTCGGCGCCGACGAGATCGCGCGTGCTGCGGCGCTGCTCGATGCAGGGCAACTCGTCGCGTTTCCCACGGAGACCGTCTACGGGCTGGGCGGCGATGCCGAAAGTCCTGATGCTGTCGCACGCATTTATGCGGCGAAGGGCAGGCCGGCGAATCATCCCGTGATCGTGCATCTGGCGCCGGGCGGCGATCCGAACTATTGGGTCGAACAACTGCCGTCCGATGCGCAGCGTCTGATCGACGCGTTCTGGCCGGGTCCGCTTACGTTGATTCTTAAACGCGCCGCGCATATTCCGGCGGCAGTGAGCGGCGGCCAGGATTCAGTTGGATTGCGTTGTCCGTCGCATCCTGTTGCGCAGGCATTGCTCACGGCGTTCAGTGCGTTGCGTAATGGACATGGCGGCGTGGCTGCGCCGTCGGCGAACCGCTTCGGTCACGTCAGTCCGACTACTGCCCAACATGTGCGCGAGGAATTCGGCGATGCGATTCACGTGCTCGACGGCGGATCGTCGGATGTGGGCATCGAATCGACGATCGTCGATCTGTCGCGCGGCTTTCCCGCGCTGCTGCGGCCGGGACACGTGACGCCGCAAGACATCGCCGACGTGCTCGGCGAAATGCCGCGTCTGCCCGACGGCTCGGACGCGAGCGCGCCGCGTGCATCCGGTACGTTGAAGGCGCACTATGCGCCGCGCACGCCGCTTGCGTTGCTGCCGTTCGATGTGCTCGAGCCGTTGCTGGCCGCGCGGGCGCCCGGCGAACGCGTTGCGCTGGTCGCGCGTGTTTCGCGCGCAGGGCAGTGGGCAGAAGCGGAGGGCGTGCATTTTGTCGCCGCGCCGGAAGATCCGCATCTGTATGCGCGCGATCTGTATGGCTTGCTGCGTGCGCTGGATCGCGCGAATGTCACGCGGATATTGATCGAGAAGTTGCCAGATACGATCGAGTGGATCGCCGTCAACGACCGGCTGGGACGCGCGGCCGCGGCGTTCGAGGCGCACGACGCCTGA
- a CDS encoding SGNH/GDSL hydrolase family protein: MKQASNNTGVVRYARIAVACAAFAMLVACGGGSDNNNNNNASATPAGGVKLQVVSFGDSLSDVGTYSPVITSSFGGGRFTTNPGEVWTQKVAEYYGDTLTPAYLGGFGKPLAANGGFGYAQGGSDVSRVDGNGFAPNSQAATTWPVTQQVQQYLTDHGSFNSNQLVLINGGANDILQNLSAMLTSISTQVAANPTQASQIVQSVAASTVGPMAQTLATQIGTILAKGATHVVVMDVPDIGKTPLAAQLATQLGSTQVPSIVSGIVATYNGVLQQALAVGGLSTKVVFVSTSGWLTPLLANPSAQGFSNTTGTACNITQMAANATAYATANPSVLVGGMTAAQYGQQFASSLFCSPNTLTVAGADQSYVFADTIHPTTHAHAAFATYVEGKIAATGLGK; this comes from the coding sequence ATGAAGCAAGCATCAAACAACACGGGCGTCGTGCGCTACGCGCGCATCGCCGTCGCCTGCGCGGCATTCGCCATGCTCGTCGCATGCGGCGGCGGCAGTGACAACAACAATAACAACAACGCGAGCGCCACGCCTGCGGGCGGGGTCAAACTGCAGGTGGTGTCGTTCGGGGACAGTCTGTCGGATGTCGGCACATATTCGCCCGTGATCACATCGAGCTTCGGCGGCGGACGCTTCACGACGAACCCCGGTGAAGTGTGGACGCAGAAAGTCGCCGAGTACTACGGCGATACGCTGACGCCGGCCTACCTGGGCGGCTTCGGCAAGCCGCTCGCGGCAAATGGCGGCTTCGGCTACGCACAGGGAGGCTCGGATGTGTCGCGCGTAGACGGTAATGGCTTCGCGCCTAACAGCCAGGCGGCCACGACGTGGCCGGTGACGCAGCAGGTTCAGCAATACCTGACCGATCACGGCAGCTTCAATTCGAATCAGCTCGTGCTGATCAATGGCGGCGCCAACGATATCCTGCAGAACCTGTCCGCAATGCTGACGTCGATCTCGACGCAGGTCGCGGCCAATCCGACTCAGGCTTCGCAAATCGTGCAGTCGGTCGCGGCGAGCACCGTCGGCCCGATGGCGCAGACACTCGCGACGCAGATCGGCACGATCCTCGCGAAAGGCGCGACGCATGTGGTCGTGATGGACGTGCCCGATATCGGCAAGACGCCGCTGGCTGCGCAGCTTGCCACGCAGTTGGGGTCGACGCAGGTTCCTTCGATTGTTTCCGGCATCGTCGCGACTTATAACGGCGTGCTGCAGCAGGCGCTTGCCGTTGGCGGCCTGTCGACCAAGGTGGTCTTTGTGTCGACCAGCGGCTGGCTCACGCCGCTGCTCGCCAATCCGTCGGCGCAAGGGTTCAGCAATACGACGGGCACGGCCTGCAACATCACGCAGATGGCCGCGAACGCAACGGCTTACGCGACGGCGAACCCTTCCGTGCTGGTCGGCGGCATGACGGCTGCGCAGTATGGCCAGCAATTCGCGTCGTCGCTGTTCTGCTCGCCGAACACGTTGACGGTCGCGGGCGCGGACCAGTCGTATGTGTTCGCCGACACGATCCACCCGACGACGCATGCGCATGCCGCGTTTGCGACGTATGTCGAAGGGAAGATCGCGGCGACGGGTCTCGGCAAGTAA
- a CDS encoding sterol desaturase family protein codes for MQFDAELLLLAMAPIFLACIGWEAWRAQRTQPEARMYSWRDTLCNTALALMHQGADKLAWLFVIPVYAYCYEHYRLLDWHAGWVSFVVLFVAQDLLYYVFHRCSHRVRWLWAAHVVHHSSERMNFSTAFRQSLMYPVAGMWLFWIPLAFLGFPPKQIVGVVLINLGFQFFVHTQSIGKLGWLEYVLNTPSIHRVHHARNDRYIDRNYAGVLVIWDRLFGSYVDEDPNERPVYGIVEPLHTFNPLKATFHEWASMAQDFVQVRGLRNRLSALFAPPAWAVQYHASLRGGELAPDTAGHTQQNNNAAV; via the coding sequence ATGCAATTCGATGCCGAATTGCTTCTGCTCGCCATGGCGCCGATCTTTCTCGCGTGCATCGGCTGGGAGGCGTGGCGCGCGCAGCGCACACAGCCCGAAGCGCGCATGTACAGCTGGCGCGACACGTTGTGCAATACCGCGCTCGCGCTGATGCACCAGGGCGCCGACAAGCTCGCGTGGCTGTTCGTCATTCCCGTCTATGCGTATTGCTACGAGCACTACCGCCTGCTCGACTGGCATGCGGGCTGGGTGTCGTTCGTCGTGCTGTTCGTCGCGCAGGATCTGCTCTACTACGTGTTTCACCGCTGCAGCCATCGCGTGCGCTGGCTGTGGGCCGCGCATGTCGTGCATCACTCGTCGGAGCGGATGAACTTCTCGACGGCGTTTCGCCAGAGCCTCATGTATCCCGTTGCGGGCATGTGGCTCTTCTGGATTCCGCTCGCGTTTCTCGGCTTTCCGCCGAAGCAGATCGTCGGCGTCGTGCTGATCAATCTGGGGTTTCAGTTCTTCGTGCATACGCAGTCGATCGGCAAGCTCGGCTGGCTCGAATACGTGCTGAACACGCCGTCGATCCATCGCGTGCATCACGCGCGCAACGACCGGTATATCGACCGCAACTATGCGGGCGTGCTGGTGATCTGGGACCGGCTGTTCGGCAGCTATGTCGACGAAGATCCGAATGAGCGACCCGTGTATGGGATCGTCGAGCCGCTTCATACATTTAACCCGTTGAAGGCGACGTTTCATGAATGGGCTTCGATGGCGCAGGACTTCGTGCAGGTGCGCGGCTTGCGCAACAGGCTGAGCGCGCTATTCGCGCCACCCGCGTGGGCCGTGCAGTATCACGCGAGCCTGCGCGGCGGCGAGCTTGCGCCCGATACCGCTGGACACACACAACAGAACAACAACGCGGCCGTCTAG